One window of Mediterraneibacter butyricigenes genomic DNA carries:
- a CDS encoding ArsR/SmtB family transcription factor, giving the protein MNENQNEIECCETKELHEDLLHIVNEKLPREEELYDLAELFKVFGDSTRIRILYVLFEAEVCVCDLAEALNMTQSAISHQLRILKQNKLVKSRREGKSVFYSLADGHVRTIIDQGREHIEED; this is encoded by the coding sequence ATGAACGAGAATCAAAACGAGATCGAATGCTGTGAAACAAAAGAACTTCATGAAGATCTGCTTCACATCGTCAACGAAAAACTTCCCCGGGAAGAGGAACTTTATGATCTGGCGGAACTGTTTAAAGTATTTGGAGATTCCACCAGAATCCGGATCCTTTACGTGTTGTTTGAAGCAGAAGTGTGTGTCTGTGATCTGGCGGAGGCACTGAATATGACGCAGTCTGCGATTTCCCACCAACTTCGGATTCTGAAGCAGAATAAGCTGGTGAAAAGCAGAAGGGAAGGAAAATCCGTTTTCTATTCTCTGGCAGACGGACATGTGCGTACGATCATTGATCAAGGAAGAGAACATATTGAAGAAGACTGA